TTACAAAGGACAACCCTAGAGGTGGTCTGCAAGTGAGACAGAACCCAAAACTTGGTCTCTTCTatgttgaaaaactgaaaaaagtagCAGTGGGAAGCTAcaatgaaattgaaagaagAATGGAAGAAGGTGACTTTACTAATTTCCGCGACTTTAAGATACACATCAAATAACGGTACTCTTGCAATTGTTGTAATCACTTTAATAAAAgctgttattttatttattgcctttgttgcaaatttacacaaaatgaAGTTAACTGTTGATTACATCAttgttaaatgcaaaaaaacagCAATGTTTTGTTATACGATTGTACAGGTACTGCAAATCGAACTGTTGCTTCGACACAGATGAATGCCACTAGTTCTCGTGCTCATACTGTTGTCACCATCACATTCGATCAAATCCAGAAAAATGAAGCAGGACAAGAGACAAAGAAAAGCTCCAGCATCAATCTGGTTGACTTGGCAGGTCAGATATTGTGCCTTGGTTGCGCAGTTTTAATCGCTTATTATTAATTCACATTAGTTTATTAAGTATCAACCCGTTTGTAATACAGCGGGAATGATGTcatagattttttgttttaatttgtcaGACATCATTGCTGTCCACTCTGCGAAAACCATACTGTGAAAGAAAGTTATAAATCCACAAAATGATCTAACCAAAATGTTCATATTGGCTTTCGTAAACTAAATAGATCTCtctttaaatattaaatacttAGCACTGTTCTATTTCTCTCTATATCACACATTGTAGTGTaagataaattctttaaaacacaattatattttaaaatttttattactgaCAAATTTTTCTCAGTTATTACTTAGCACTGATCTCTTTCAATCTACTGTACATCACTTGTATTCCAACATAAGACACACCCCTAAAAGTATTTTCTCCATTGTTCAGTGTGATCACGTTTTAAAatcttcaattttattcaGTTCAAATTTGTTGCTGCATTTAAGGTTCTGAGAGAGCGGACAGCACTGGAGCAACTGGTGATAGGCTGAAGGAAGGAGCCAACATTAACAAATCTCTGTCAGCACTTGGGAACGTCATTTCAGTACGTATCCTATTGAAATTGGTTATAATGAAGGCTGTTGTCAAAATATGTGGCTTGCACAATGTAGATGCATTGTAAGGATAATAATTAAGATGACCTGATGACAATTATAGTAAAGTCCATCATTGTAATACTACCTAGGTTTGGTAGCAACAAGAAATTGTAAAAGTTTGGTTTTACTGTGTCTTATCTATTCAGGCACTGGCTGATCTTTCCATGGGCAAGAAAAAAGTTCTCGTGCCCTACCGTGATTCAGTGCTGACCAAGCTTCTGATGAGCGCTCTCGGTGGCAATTCAAAAACCATCATGATTGCTGCCCTCTCCCCCGCTGACATCAACTATGATGAAACGCTTTCCACTCTCAGGTAATTTGACAGAGCTTCCCACATTTTtctagaaatattttatttggtaaatatttttagccAACCATGTTTTGGAGTACAAAGCACATTATATTGGTGTTAGAGTGTCTATCTTTTCAAttggaaattgaaaaaagaGAAGAATTTTAAGCTCTTAGTCTAACTTTGTGCCATGTTTTTAAAGATACGCTGATCGTGCAAAGAAGATTAAGAACAAGGCAGTTGTGAATGAGAATCCCATCGATAAACTTATCCGAGAACTCCGTGAGGAAAATGAGAGATTAAAACAAGCAGCTTCCGGCAACCTCCCTCTCCAGAACACACAACCAGGAATGAACTCAGATGGTAAAAGTTGTCATTTCacttaacttttataaatgcgtGTTCTTAACTGACTCaccatttttgttgtttttttgtcttttctatTCTGCcttaaaacttacatttttcACTTTGCAAGCTCAAGTTaggatttattttaaactttaaatttaatttttaaaagtatatTAAACTTATAACAATCAGTTCACAACAATGTCAGTAAGaataaaagcaaacatttgattataaatttattaaaaaagaaatattatcAATAAATAAGaacatttgattttaaatttgagtgttttatataaacaacatttttttattttatttatgttttgtgcAAAAGAACTTGAGGAAATGCGTCGTAAGATGCAAGAGGAGATCAGAGAGCAGTTGCTTGCAAATCAACAGCTGATGGATGACAACCAGGGTTGGGACCAAAAGTTAACAGAAGTAAGAAAAAGATCTCCCTTGCACTTCTTTAAAATATATCTTATGATGTTTTGAGACGTTGCATCATAATTGTTAAGATATTTTCATCAAGTTTTAGTTTATGTTGTATAGTTGAGGTTGATAAATCctgatttaaaatataaaagatcATCACTGAAGTCAGAACTGAGACTAGACCACTCAAAACTAGTTCTCTTAAAATATATTgctaaaacatttaatttatatgttatttatttactatatTCAAATTTGGTGTATGGAATAATTAGTCCAAATTAAGTAAATTTACCTTCGGTAAAATTTAGTCAAGAAAGGAAGTCGAACTCTTAGAGAAGGAACACGGCAGCACAAAGATTAACATGCCGCACTTTGTCAACCTGAATGAGGACCCCATGTTATCTGGGGTCATTCACCATCCCGTTGTTAAGGGTAAAGTGACGCTGATCGGTCGCAAAGATGCTGATCCTAAACCTAACATTGTATTGACTGGACTAAGGTGTGTTTAGTCTTGGTTGTATTGAACTGGAGTagtttatttgtaaattttgtgaaaatatgaTGTGGTATTGAATATAAGTGAAACTTTTGCGTtgtaagtaaaaatattgtaagaatgaaaaaaatgtaaaaaatttgaaatttgtacGATTGCAATGCTTGAAATCCCgctatttgtaaaaataaatttaaacttgtCTACATTTCATTTGACAGTATCCAAAAACAACATGCCTCTGTCACATATGACAACGATGAGATCGTCATCAAGCCAGGCAGTACCGGTGCTCGTACCAAGGTCAATGGAGCGCCTTTGACTGGAGAAAGAAAATTAGAACATCATGACAGAGTGTTGCTTGGTAAAATTTGACCtattattaaaatgaaaacttaacTTTTGTTGTTCACTTATAACATTTTTGATAATAATGTGTTTTATGCTTTCATTGTTAACTAGATGCAAAACATAGCAAAACAGTGCTGAAAAAACTTGGTTTAATGTATGACCTCCCTAATACGCAATGaaaaaaacagttaaatttcaaaatctaAATACATTTTTCCAGAAAACTTGCTTGACCAGTTTTTTTTATGAGCTTTACTTGTTCTTTACTTTACTTGGTTTTATGCATGTGCAGGATCCAACCACCTCTATATCTTTGTCAATCCCCACAAGCCCGACCTGATGGAAGGAACGCCAGAAGTAGTGGACTGGGACTTTGCCCAAAAGGAAATTGCGGAGCAAAGTGGTTTTGCGACTGCGCAAGCTGGGATGTCAAAAGGTAAGTTAACCAAGATGCTGCTACTGTGCGCTCAGTGTTTTGGTAGGCTGTTCCTGTTCCAATGTTCCTTTcttgttttgattttacttttatttccACGTACTTCTTGCAATGGTTTTATCAATGCTCTTTTGTTAGATGTATTTACATTACCAACATACGGAATCAATTATCCTGGAAATAGTAAACAAGTTACCGACACTACAACTTTATTTACTTCCGCTTTCCATTACTTACTGATCCAgtattttttcatatttattatAATACCTAACTAGAACTTTACATTAATTATAATCATCAAATAACATATCAATTAAAAGATCAACAAAAAGCACAAGAACAAGTCTTGGAATTGCTTCCAATGATAAGTGAAATCAACGCAGTCTCTGAAGAGTTAAATAAATACCGGCATTTTGAGCTTGTACTCATTTCCGGCGGATATCAAGAAGAAAAGGACAAAGGCACAAAGTAGGAAGCTTTGTATTAAGTTTGTTTAGTTGCGTACTTGCTGCTACGTAACTGATGGTTTGTATTGTGTTAAATTCTTCTGGATTTGCCTTTTATAGGTTGCAATGAACTAGAAAGTACGTTTTGCTAAATACTGTATCATTTGTTAATGTGTAAAGAAacagtttgtttaatttttgaacGTGATTTGCAGGGTTATGGTTAAAGTGAAGAATCTTCTCAATGGAAACCTTTGGATGTGGGAGCGAGGAAAATTCATGAACAGACGTTACATGATTCAGGTAAGCTTCAAAATTACCTAATTTCGAGAATTACTTCATGTCGAgccatttaattttttatgacgGATGAAAAGTGGTTGTAAAATGTGACCTCTCCATTACCTTTACTCATTGGAGGCCTAAATTTATCTAAAATTTGAAGCTAGCACAAG
The Clavelina lepadiformis chromosome 4, kaClaLepa1.1, whole genome shotgun sequence DNA segment above includes these coding regions:
- the LOC143451552 gene encoding kinesin-like protein KIF28 isoform X6 — translated: MMSSRKVSTQGKDKGKRDRVKVAVRVRPFNQREKDRSAKLIIRMEGPSTYIQNPETPNEEPKMFAFDYSYWSHDGYEDVDGVLEARTQKYATQRNVFDNLGQGVLDNAFEGYNCSLFAYGQTGSGKSFSMVGYGKNRGIVPITCDELFQAIQRATGNTKYEVTFSMLEIYNEQVRDLLTKDNPRGGLQVRQNPKLGLFYVEKLKKVAVGSYNEIERRMEEGTANRTVASTQMNATSSRAHTVVTITFDQIQKNEAGQETKKSSSINLVDLAGSERADSTGATGDRLKEGANINKSLSALGNVISALADLSMGKKKVLVPYRDSVLTKLLMSALGGNSKTIMIAALSPADINYDETLSTLRYADRAKKIKNKAVVNENPIDKLIRELREENERLKQAASGNLPLQNTQPGMNSDELEEMRRKMQEEIREQLLANQQLMDDNQGWDQKLTESRKEVELLEKEHGSTKINMPHFVNLNEDPMLSGVIHHPVVKGKVTLIGRKDADPKPNIVLTGLSIQKQHASVTYDNDEIVIKPGSTGARTKVNGAPLTGERKLEHHDRVLLGSNHLYIFVNPHKPDLMEGTPEVVDWDFAQKEIAEQSGFATAQAGMSKDQQKAQEQVLELLPMISEINAVSEELNKYRHFELVLISGGYQEEKDKGTKVMVKVKNLLNGNLWMWERGKFMNRRYMIQELYQKYIDGDEGYKNIKQDDDPFYDPTEDVMVGSANVFLQSLSYALDFDDKLVITDYKGQEEGSLYVTVTPCTANGQSLDEDSFIEEPQELLGKPYYFKIQIRTCEINNSRFTKGTYVKYKTYADEAIVKTRVVKETLSPEFNHSRVVAIPSVTQDHLDYFDNGSVTFFVYACQEDTPPNPSVKKLTTKELREMDGQMTAPMLRRQTGLPRMTVSDSQMKSEIHTLQRKFDRLDKKEKRIQEICKQWQDKPRDEQEFEAFMRAISAVAFSSGNKLKSRVRLINHMIQAGKQAAAAQTATQKNGRPSPTTSSNSAKSSKACAVM